In the Bacillus sp. FJAT-42376 genome, GAGCTTGCCTTGAAAGAAGGAATGAGGCGGCTGAACGACAGAGAGAAACTGATTTTGCGTAAACGGTTTTTCCAGGGCAAAACACAGATGGAAGTAGCCGACGAAATCGGCATTTCACAGGCGCAGGTCTCAAGGCTTGAAAAGGCTGCGATTAAACAAATGAATAAAAATATCCAGCAATAAAACATGTACAAGCTGTTATGAGATCCTTCCGGAAGCGGAAGGATTTTTTTGCGGCGGAATTACTGCAGTACATGACCATTCTTTCGGCCAGGAGACTGTTTACTGCTGCAAGGATAATTCGAGATTAATGAGAATACAAGTTCATTTTTTTCATACATTGACTAATAAAAGAATCATTCAGAGGAGGGCTTGTACCTTGATGAATATATCCGAGTTTCAAACGAAAGACATCGTGAATGTATCGGATGGCAAAAAGCTCGGCAGCATTGGAGATTTTGATATAAATGTTACCACAGGCAAGATTCAGGCGATTATCATTACGGGTCCAGGCAAAATGCTTGGATTTTTCGGACGGGAAGAGGAATTTGTTATTCCATGGCGAAACATAGTAAAGATTGGAGAAGACGTGATCCTGGTAAGGATGTCTTCAAAAAATGGTCCTGCTGAATAAAAGCTCCAATCCGGGGGGATAAATGATTATTTTTGCCCTTTATTTATGAACGGATAGGGAAAGATGTGGTAAAATAAAAGCATTCATCCTGGGATTATGTCGAAAAGGAGATTCATATGAGTACGGAGCCATTTACAAAAGAACGGCAAACATTTTTACGTTTAATCACCACGAATCCTTCTTCCATTACAGCAGGCTTTACCGTGAAGGAGGGAGGAGTCAGCGAGGCGCCTTTTTCCTCTTTGAATATGGGTCTTCATGTGAATGACGATCCCTCCCATGTTGTTTCAAACCGTGATATCTGTGCAAACGCAGCGGGAATTCCGCTGTCGAACTGGGTTTTTGCCGATCAGGTTCACGGCTGCCATATTGCAGAAGCCGGGCTTGAGCACCGGGGAAACGGAGCATTTGACTATGCAACTGCGCTGCCTGAAACAGATGGCATCTATACTAAGCAGCCCAACCTTGTTCTGGCTCTTGCCTACGCGGATTGTGTGCCTGTCTTTTTTTATGAAGAAGAGACCGGGCTTGTCGGAATTGCGCATGCAGGCTGGAAGGGGAGCGTTCTTGATATAGGGGGAGCGATGATTCGCCGCTTTGAAGAAGAAGGGGCAGACATCCGCCATATTCAGGCTGTTATCGGACCTTCGATCGGAGCGTGCTGCTACAAAGTAGACGAGCGGGTAATTGCAGAAGTCGATAAGCTGTTCGAAGGGCACGAAGAGCTTCCTTATATCGAGGCAGAGCCCGGACAGTATTCTCTGGATCTTAAGAAGCTGAACAAAGCCCTGTTATTGAAAGCAGGATTGCATAGAGAAAATATATCGGTATCCAATCGGTGTACAAGCTGTGAAGAAGACTTGTTTTTCTCACACCGCAGAGATCTCGGAAAAACAGGGAGAATGGTTGGATTTATTGGACGCAAGGAGGAGGGCTCCTGATTGGAAGTTAAAGAAAACCTGTCTGTCATCAAAGAGAACATTCATGCAGCCTGCAGACGGTCGGGCCGTGATCCAAAGGAAGTGCAGCTTGTAGCGGTTACGAAATATGTGACGGCTGAACGGGCGGAAGAGGCAATTGCGGCCGGAATTTTTCACCTCGGGGAAAACCGGGATGAAGGGCTCTCCGAAAAGTTTGAAACAATCGGCACAAATGCAGTCTGGCATTTCATCGGCTCTCTGCAGACAAGAAAAGTAAAAAACATCATTGACAAGGTTTCATACATACATTCTTTGGACAGGTTATCTCTGGCAAAGGAAATTGACAAGCGGGCCAGCGCCCCTGTTGACTGCTTTGTACAAGTGAACACGTCCGGAGAAGAATCGAAGCATGGCTTGAAACCGGAAGAGGTTATTCCATTTATTAAGAAATGCAGCGAATATCCTGCTGTGCGCATTGCAGGATTGATGACGATGGCACCGAATACAGATGACACCTCTATCATACGCCGTACTTTTCAGCGTCTTCGGGCAATAAAGGAAGAGGCGCAGCAATTGGGGCTGAATCATGCCCCGTGCACAGAACTGTCTATGGGCATGTCAAATGACTATCAGATTGCCATTGAAGAAGGAGCCACTTTTATCAGAATCGGCTCTTCCCTAGTAGGATAAAACTGGAGGTGTCAAAATGAGCATTAAAAACCGTTTCAAAAACTTTTTTGCTCTTGACGAAGAGGAATATGAATATATTGATAATCAAAGATATGAAGAGGAGGAGTACGCTGCTCCCGAGCAGGAACTTCCCCGCAAAGAAGGAAAACAAAATGTGGTTAGTTTGCAAAGTGTTCAGAAATCCTCTAAAGTAGTGCTATGCGAGCCCCGCGCCTATTCTGAAGCGCAGGATATAGCCGACCAGCTGAAAAACCGCCGGGCCATTGTTGTCAATCTGCAGCGCATCCAGCATGATCAGGCAAAGCGGATTGTAGACTTTCTTAGCGGAACCGTGTATGCAATTGGCGGTGATATCCAAAAAATCGGAATGAATATCTTCCTGTGTACGCCCGATAATGTAGATGTATCAGGAACCATTTCCGAGTTGGCAGTTGAAGAAGAACCTCAAAGGTGGTAATGGACAATGTATTTAGTGTTTTCAGTGATCTCGGCTTTATTGAGGGTGTATGTGTATGCCATCATCATTTACATCCTGATGTCCTGGTTCCCGAATGCGAAGGATAGCAAATTCGGACAGATATTGGCATCCATCTGCGAACCCTTTTTAGAACCTTTCCGCAGAATTATCCCGGCTATCGCCATGATCGATCTCTCCCCAATTGCAGCGATTCTTGTTTTGAACCTTGCACAGGGCGGGGTTTGGTCATTATATCGGATGATTGCCTAAACAAAGGGGACGATGAGGTCCCTTTTTCTATTTAGCTATGTTAAACTTGGCTGTTGATTAAAGCCGGCAGGCGTTCGCTTATCTTTGGGCAGGCGCTTGGGCCTCCCCGCCGCTTTGCGTCTGCGGGATCAATCCCTGTCCCGCTGGCTCTGGGCAAGGCTCCGGTCGTCAAGAATCAGCACCACGCTCTACCAGAGCCTTTTATTTCAAGAAGCGGTGATACGAATGACAGATTTATTTCAGCATTTCAGAGAAGATGAACGTGATTTTATTGAAAAGGTTTTGGGCTGGAAAGAGTATGTCCTTTCCTCATACAGCCCGAAACTCACCGATTTCCTCGATCCGAGAGAACAGGAAATTGTCCGATCGCTAATCGGGGATCAAAAAGAGGTTAAGGCTGCCTTTGAAGGAGGAACACCCCAGGCGGAAAGAAAGCGGGCACTTCTTTATCCTGAGTATATGGAACCTGTGAGAGAAGACTTCTCTCTTACTCTTTTCACCATACGCTACCCTTCGAAGTTTATTAAGCTCGAGCATCGCCAAATTTTGGGGGCGCTGATGTCTATAGGATTGAAGCGTTCCAAATACGGTGATATTTTAATGGATCAGGAAACGGTTCAGCTTATCGCAGCAGAAGAGATGGATGATTTTCTAAGACTCCAGCTGACCGAGATTGGCCGGACAAAGGTTGAATTAAGAAAATCGGATTTTTCCGAGGTCATTGCGAGGCATGATGAGTGGACAGAATCTTCAACAACCGTCAGCTCTCTGCGGCTGGACGCCGTTCTGGCTGCCATTTACGGCCTTTCCCGCCAGAAAGTTCAGCCGCTTATACAAGCGGGACAGGTTAAACTGAATTGGCGGACAGCCGAGCAGGGTTCGATTGAATGCCAGGAAGGGGACCGGATATCGGTCAGGGGATTCGGGAGAAGCAGAGTGACTGAAATTTTAGGCAGAACAAAAAAAGATAAAATCAGGCTCCTCTATGGCAGGCAAAAATAATCCTGAATTTTGGAGGAATTGCCCCATAATTGCCGAATAATGAATTATAATGGTAAGCAAGAAGCATACCGATACATATGGAGGTGGCCTTTAGTGCCTTTAACACCGCTTGATATTCATAATAAGGAATTTAATAAAGGATTCCGCGGTTATGATGAAGACGAAGTAAATGAATTTCTTGATCAGGTAATTAAAGATTATGAAATGGTCCTCCGCGATAAAAAGGAATTTGAAACACGCGTGGGGGAGATGGAAGAAAAGCTGGGCCACTATACGGTCATCGAGGAGACTTTAAATAAATCCATTCTCATCGCCCAGGAAACGGCAGAAGAAGTAAAGCGCAATGCACAGAAGGAAGCAAAACTGATTATTAAAGAAGCGGAAAAGAATGCAGACCGCATCATCAATGAATCTCTTTCGAAATCACGCAAGGTGGCGATGGAGATTGAAGAACTGAAAAAACAGTCCAAAGTTTTCCGCACCCGTTTTCAAATGCTGATTGAAGCACAGCTTGATCTTTTGAAAAATGACGATTGGGATCATCTTCTTGAATATGAAGTGGAAAGCGTTTATGCAGATGAAGAAGAAGAGGCAAAATACCGTTCTTGACTTTTTCAGGGCAATTCGCATATAATTTGAGCACAATCGAAATATGATTCGACGATGACAGGGACAGTAATCTGATTACCTCTTTATTTAGCGAACCGGGGATGGTGCAAGCCCGGCTGAAGACATCAGATGAAGATCACCCTTGAGTTTCTTCCTGAAACAGGAGTAAGGAAGGCGTCTCATTCACGATACGAATGCTCAAGCGGATGCAGCAATTTGCATCTATAAGGGTGGTACCGCGTGAAGCAAGCCTTCTCGTCCCTTTCCAGGGATGAGAAGGCTTTTTTGTATTTTTTATCAATAGGAGGAAAAGAAATGGATTACAAAGATACGCTGCTCATGCCGAAAACGGAGTTCCCGATGCGCGGAAACTTACCGAAGCGTGAACCGGAAATGCAGGAAAAATGGGAACAGATGAACATTTACAAAATGGTTCAGGACCATACAAAGGACCGCCCGCTGTTCATTTTGCATGACGGACCTCCTTATGCGAACGGTGATATCCACATGGGCCATGCCCTTAATAAAATTCTGAAAGACTTTATCGTACGCTACAAGTCCATGAGCGGCTATCATGCCCCGTATGTTCCTGGATGGGATACTCACGGACTTCCAATCGAAACAGCCCTGACGAAAAATAAAAAAGTGAACCGCAAAGAAATGTCCGTTGCCGAATTCCGAAAGCTGTGCGAACAGTACGCATGGGATCAGATCAATGGTCAGCGGGAACAGTTCAAACGTCTCGGAGTGAGAGGCGACTGGGAAAATCCTTATGTCACCCTTCAGCCTGAATATGAAGCACAGCAAATCCTTGTATTTGGCGAAATGGCGAAAAAGGGATACATCTATAAAGGAAAAAAACCGGTCTACTGGTCCCCATCCAGCGAATCCGCGCTTGCTGAAGCGGAAATTGAATATCAGGATAAAAAATCTCCATCCATCTATGTTGCGTTCGATGTAGCCGATGGAAAAGGCGTCCTTGAAGAAGATGAAAAAATCATCATCTGGACTACTACACCTTGGACAATTCCTGCGAACCTTGGAATCGCTGTTCATCCTGACCTGGAGTATAGTGTGGTGCGTGCAAACGGTGCAAGATACGTTGTGGCGTCAGATCTATTAAACGCCGTTGCTAAAGAACTTGAGTGGGAAGAGCATGAACTTGTGCGCACAGTTCGAGGTAAAGAGATGGAAAAAATCTCTGCGAAGCACCCGATCTATGGAAGAGAATCTCTTGTTGTTCTTGGTGAACATGTTACGACGGATGCAGGAACAGGCTGTGTCCATACCGCTCCAGGCCATGGGGAGGATGACTTCATCGTAGGACAGAAATACGGTCTGGACGTTCTATGCCCGGTTGATGAAAAAGGGGTCATGACAGCTGAGGCTCCTGGTTTTGAAGGACTGTTTTATGATGAAGCGAACAAACCGATCACGGAAAAACTTCAGGAAAACGGTTCTCTGCTTAAACTTCAGTTCTTTACACACTCTTACCCTCATGACTGGAGAACGAAGAAACCGGTCATCTTCAGAGCCACCGCTCAGTGGTTTGCTTCCATTAAAGACTTCCGTCATGACCTGTTGGAAGCCGTGAAGGAAACGAAATGGGTTCCGGCCTGGGGAGAGACAAGACTGTATAACATGGTCCGCGACCGCGGCGACTGGTGCATTTCAAGACAGCGTGCATGGGGTGTTCCGATCCCGGTATTTTATGCTGAAAACGGTGAACCAATCATCACGGATGAAACAATCAGCCATGTGTCAGACTTATTCCGTGAACATGGGTCCAACATTTGGTTCGAATGGGAAACACAAGACCTTCTTCCTGAAGAATTCACTCATGAAGGCAGTCCGAACGGTACGTTCACGAAGGAAACGGACATTATGGATGTCTGGTTTGATTCCGGATCCTCTCATCAGGCCGTACTTCATGAACGAGATGACTTGCAGCGTCCTGCCGATTTGTATCTTGAAGGGTCTGACCAATACAGAGGCTGGTTCAACTCATCCTTATCTACAGCAGTGGCTGTAACAGGCAAAGCTCCATATAAAGGGGTGCTAAGTCATGGTTTCGCCCTTGACGGACAAGGACGCAAAATGAGTAAATCTGTCGGCAATGTGGTTCTGCCATCCAAAGTGATGAACCAGCTTGGCGGAGATATCCTTCGTCTCTGGGTCGCATCCGTTGACTATCAAGCGGATGTACGCGTATCCGATGCCATCCTTAAACAGGTCGCAGAAGTTTACCGTAAAATCAGAAACACATTCCGATTCCTGCTCGGAAACCTTGCTGACTTCACTCCTGCTGATGCGGTCGATTGGGAGAATCTCCGTGACGTGGACCGATACATGCTTGTAAAATTAAACAAGCTGATTGATAAAGTGAAAAAAGCGTATGATGACTATGAATTTGCCGTGATCTACCATGCTGTTCATAATTTCTGTACGATTGAGCTCAGTGCGTTCTATCTTGATTTTGCCAAAGATGTTCTTTACATCGAAGGGGAAAATCATAGTGACCGCAGAGCGATTCAGACGGTACTCCATCAGACATTGCTTGCCCTGACTAAGTTAACGGCTCCAATTCTTCCGCATACTGCAGATGAAGTATGGGAGCATATTGAATCCGAACAGGCGGAAAGCGTGCAGCTGACAGATATGCCGGAAAGCTCTGTTTTCGAGAATGCAGATGCACTTGAAGAAAAATGGGATGCTTTCATGTCGCTGCGCGATGATGTACTGAAAGCCCTGGAAACAGCAAGAAACGAAAAGGTCATCGGAAAATCCCTGACGGCTAAAATCACCCTCTATCCGGATCAGGCAGCAAAAGCTCTGCTGGAATCTGTTGATGAGGATTTGAAGCAGCTGTTCATCGTATCCGGTTTTGAACTGGGAGGAGACATGAATGAAGCTCCTGAGAACGCTCAGGAATTCAGTAATGTCAAAATTACGGTTGAAGCAGCGGAAGGGGATACATGCGAACGCTGCTGGATCGTCACTCCGGAAGTAGGAAAAGACGAAGAGCATCCTGGACTTTGTGCACGCTGTGCGGATATTGTGAAAAAAGAATATGCATCGAACTAAAAAGATAAGGAAAGACCCGAACTCGCATCGGGTCTTTTTTTATGTATGAACGAGGTGCCGGCTGTTTATTGCTTTTTTTGATGCCAGCCCCAGCCATGCAGCGGAATTTCGGATACAGGCATCCAATGGACTGCGATGCAAGGGAAGTATATCCCTGTATCTCCAACTCCAGACACAAATCCTCCGCCTGTTCCTAATCGAAAATCATCCGTGGAAAAAAATGAACAGGGTGAGGAGGCGGTGAACGGATAAACTAATTTTACAAACCAACAGCAGGAGTTGAGCCGCAGTGAGCATTGATTTTTTTGCGATACGGAAAGAGCTGGAATTAATGCGGGAGGAGCTCCAGGAACGCTTGTTTGACCATTCTTTTTTTGAATCACAGACGTCAGAAACCTGTCATGGCACAATTATGTATCATGTAAAGGAGGAACTTCATGACGTCGAGCATGCTCTTAATAAAATGGATAGCGGAATGTATGGAATCTGTGAGGAAACAGGGGAACTTCTTCCATACTCAAGCTTGAAATATTTACCGACGGCACGAAGCATTCATGATTTTTCATACAAGGATCAATACGAAAAAAAATCGCTCCCGCTCAATTTTCGTGAAATGGATTATCATAGCGAACATGTTGAGGGCGCCCTCTTTTAAACCGTTCATGAAATTTGAACGGTTTTTTTCGCTGCTCCTTACTCTTTTCTTTTTTTTATGATAAAATTCATTGTATCTAATTTGAATGGCTGGGGGAACGTACGTGCGTTTAGTAAGCTACATACTGGCAATTGTGATTATTATTCTGGACCAGCTGACGAAGTGGCTGGTTGTGCAAAATTTGGAAATCGGAGATCAGGTGCCGGTTATTGAGAATTTTTTATACATCACTTCACACCGGAATGAAGGAGCGGCCTGGGGAATTCTTCAGGGGCAAATGTGGTTCTTCTATATCGTAACGCTAGTTGTCATTGGAGCGATTGTGTATTACATTCAGAAATTTGTAAAGAAGGCCGGTTTGCTTGGGGTTGCGCTGGGACTGATGCTTGGAGGGGCGATCGGAAACTTCATTGATCGTGTTCTGCATCAGCAAGTTGTTGATTTTGTTCAGACTTTTATTTTTTCGTACAACTTTCCCATCTTCAACATCGCTGATTCCGCGCTTTGTGTAGGAGTGATCCTGCTGTTTATTCAAATGCTGTTTGACAGCAAAAATGAGAAAAAAGAGGGGCAAACCTTGTAATGGACATCCATGAATTTACGATACAAAAAGATCAGGCCGGAGACAGGCTCGATAAGACACTGTCATTGGTGAATCAAGACTGGTCACGCACACAAGTTCAATCACTTATGAAGAGCGGACTGGTTCTTGTGAACGGAAATGCGGTCAAAACCAATTATAAAGGGGCAGAAGGGGATTTCGTAACGGTTGAGATTCCCGAGCCGGAAGAATTAAATGTACAGGCTGAGGAAATGGATCTTGATATTTATTATGAAGACAGTGATGTCCTCGTTGTCAATAAGCCAAAGGGAATGGTGGTCCACCCTGCAAATGGCCATTTAACAGGTACCCTTGTAAATGGGCTCATGGCCCACTGCAAAGACCTATCAGGTATTAACGGTGTATTGAGACCGGGAATCGTCCACCGGATTGATAAAGATACATCCGGACTCCTTATGGTCGCAAAAAACGATTTGGCACACGAATCCCTAGTCGGACAGCTTGTGGAGAAAACGGTAACCCGTCGGTACAAAGCGCTTGTTCACGGAAACATTTCTCACGAGCAGGGAACGGTGGATGCACCGATTGGACGAGATAAACAGGATCGCCAGAGCATGACCGTGACGAGGGAAAACAGCCGGGATGCTGTGACCCATTTTAAAGTGCTGGACCGATATAAAGACTTTACATTCATTGAGTGTCAGCTGGAGACTGGGAGAACGCATCAAATCCGCGTTCATATGAAGTATATCGGCTACCCTTTGGCAGGGGATCCGAAATACGGACCGAGAAAAACGCTGTCCATCGATGGCCAGGCACTCCATGCCGGAATACTTGGGTTCATCCATCCCCGTTCAGGCGAGTATATGGAGTTCGAAGCGCCGCTGCCTGAATATTTCGCTAAGCTTCTAACACAGCTTGAAAAATAATCATTGACACATTATGCGTAATTTGTCATACTATCTGTAGTTGAATAGAACCTTTAAGGACAGTCCTGTGAGGCTGGGAAGGGCACGGATCGCGCATTACTATAGGTATGCCTATGCCCTCTTATCCCACAGCAGGATAAGAGGGTTTTTATTTTGCCCTAATGCGAAGGGAGGCAGAGAATGGTGTCAAAAAAAGCAGTGGTCCTGGATGAACAGGCAATCCGCCGGGCACTTACGCGAATTGCCCATGAAATCATTGAACGCAACAAAGGCATTGACGATTGTCTGCTGATCGGTATTAAAACGAGGGGCATTTATATTGCCAACCGTCTTGCTGAGAAAATCCGCCAGATTGAAGGGAAGGACATTCCAATCGGCGAGCTCGACATTACCCTTTACCGCGATGATTTAACCAAAAAAACGAGCAGCCAGGAGCCGCTTGTCAAAGGTTCGGATATTCCGCAGTCCATCTTGGATAAAAAAGTGATCCTTGTAGATGACGTCCTTTACACAGGAAGAACCGTGCGTGCAGCCATGGATGCCCTTGTGGATATCGGCAGGCCGGCTGCCATCCAGCTGGCTGTGCTTGTAGACAGGGGTCACCGTGAACTTCCAATCCGGGCAGATTTTGTCGGAAAAAACATCCCCACTTCCAGCTCAGAGAAGATTGTTGTGGAGATGGAGGAAGTGGATCAGTCTGATCAAGTGTCCATTTATGAAAAAAATAGCTAGTTCTTTTTAAAGCAGTCCTGTGAGACCGCAAAGAGAATGGGAAAAACAGAGTGCTTCCTGCAAGGGAGGCCTGTCTTTCTGCATACCTCTTTGCACTCGGGCAAAGAGGTTTTTTAATTAGGAGGAATCATCATGAACGAAAAAATAGTATTGGATATTCACGATAAACCGAATGCCGCAACCTGGCTCACACTCAGCTTTCAGCACTTATTTGCCATGTTCGGGGCAACGATTCTTGTCCCGTTCCTGGTTAAGATGGATCCTGCCGTCGCTTTGATTTCAAGCGGGGTGGGAACGCTGATTTTCCTTCTTATCACCAAATTTCAAGTTCCGGCGTATCTTGGTTCATCCTTTGCTTTCATCGCACCGCTTATCGCTGCCCAAACAGGCGGAGGTCCGGGAGCGGCGATGGTTGGCAGTATGCTTGCCGGAGCCGTCTATGCTATTGTCGCATTGATTATAAAAGGGACGGGTCACCGCTGGATTTTAAGGCTGCTGCCTCCGGTTGTGGTGGGTCCGGTCATCATTGTCATCGGATTGGGTCTCGCCGGGACAGCCGTCAGTATGGCCACAAACGATCCTTCCGGAAAGTACAGTCTGCTTCATTTCTCGGCAGCCTTACTTACTCTCGCGGTTACGATTGTCTGCTCAATTTACTTTAAAGGATTCTTCAATCTGATTCCGGTGCTGATCGGAATTTTCACCGGGTATGTATACTCTTTGGCAATCGGAATCGTAGACTTCAGCAAGGTAGCCGATGCCGCCGTGTTTCAAATGCCGAATTTCACGATTCCGTTCGTCGATTACCAGCCGCACTTCACATGGCAGATTTTCCTGCTGATGGCGCCGGTTGCATTAGTAACACTCTCTGAGCACATCGGACATCAAATGGTGCTGAGCAATGTCGTCGGGAAGGACTTGGTCCAGAAGCCGGGACTTCACCGCTCCATTATGGGAGACGGGGTGGCTACGTTTGCTGCGGCTCTCCTGGGGGGACCGCCAAACACGACTTACGGTGAAAACATCGGGGTTTTGGCCATCACCAGGGTTTACAGTGTATTCGTTCTCGGAGGTGCAGCTGTCC is a window encoding:
- a CDS encoding YlmC/YmxH family sporulation protein — translated: MMNISEFQTKDIVNVSDGKKLGSIGDFDINVTTGKIQAIIITGPGKMLGFFGREEEFVIPWRNIVKIGEDVILVRMSSKNGPAE
- a CDS encoding DivIVA domain-containing protein; the encoded protein is MPLTPLDIHNKEFNKGFRGYDEDEVNEFLDQVIKDYEMVLRDKKEFETRVGEMEEKLGHYTVIEETLNKSILIAQETAEEVKRNAQKEAKLIIKEAEKNADRIINESLSKSRKVAMEIEELKKQSKVFRTRFQMLIEAQLDLLKNDDWDHLLEYEVESVYADEEEEAKYRS
- a CDS encoding YggS family pyridoxal phosphate-dependent enzyme is translated as MEVKENLSVIKENIHAACRRSGRDPKEVQLVAVTKYVTAERAEEAIAAGIFHLGENRDEGLSEKFETIGTNAVWHFIGSLQTRKVKNIIDKVSYIHSLDRLSLAKEIDKRASAPVDCFVQVNTSGEESKHGLKPEEVIPFIKKCSEYPAVRIAGLMTMAPNTDDTSIIRRTFQRLRAIKEEAQQLGLNHAPCTELSMGMSNDYQIAIEEGATFIRIGSSLVG
- the pyrR gene encoding bifunctional pyr operon transcriptional regulator/uracil phosphoribosyltransferase PyrR, which translates into the protein MSKKAVVLDEQAIRRALTRIAHEIIERNKGIDDCLLIGIKTRGIYIANRLAEKIRQIEGKDIPIGELDITLYRDDLTKKTSSQEPLVKGSDIPQSILDKKVILVDDVLYTGRTVRAAMDALVDIGRPAAIQLAVLVDRGHRELPIRADFVGKNIPTSSSEKIVVEMEEVDQSDQVSIYEKNS
- a CDS encoding solute carrier family 23 protein encodes the protein MNEKIVLDIHDKPNAATWLTLSFQHLFAMFGATILVPFLVKMDPAVALISSGVGTLIFLLITKFQVPAYLGSSFAFIAPLIAAQTGGGPGAAMVGSMLAGAVYAIVALIIKGTGHRWILRLLPPVVVGPVIIVIGLGLAGTAVSMATNDPSGKYSLLHFSAALLTLAVTIVCSIYFKGFFNLIPVLIGIFTGYVYSLAIGIVDFSKVADAAVFQMPNFTIPFVDYQPHFTWQIFLLMAPVALVTLSEHIGHQMVLSNVVGKDLVQKPGLHRSIMGDGVATFAAALLGGPPNTTYGENIGVLAITRVYSVFVLGGAAVLAITFGFIGKISALISSIPTPVMGGVSILLFGIIASSGLRMLIDSKIDLGDKRNLIISSVILVIGIGGAVIKIGQNFELHGMALAAIIGIILNMVLPGREPAADNQFQTETEKRSAVS
- the pgeF gene encoding peptidoglycan editing factor PgeF, with the translated sequence MSTEPFTKERQTFLRLITTNPSSITAGFTVKEGGVSEAPFSSLNMGLHVNDDPSHVVSNRDICANAAGIPLSNWVFADQVHGCHIAEAGLEHRGNGAFDYATALPETDGIYTKQPNLVLALAYADCVPVFFYEEETGLVGIAHAGWKGSVLDIGGAMIRRFEEEGADIRHIQAVIGPSIGACCYKVDERVIAEVDKLFEGHEELPYIEAEPGQYSLDLKKLNKALLLKAGLHRENISVSNRCTSCEEDLFFSHRRDLGKTGRMVGFIGRKEEGS
- a CDS encoding YggT family protein, which codes for MYLVFSVISALLRVYVYAIIIYILMSWFPNAKDSKFGQILASICEPFLEPFRRIIPAIAMIDLSPIAAILVLNLAQGGVWSLYRMIA
- a CDS encoding TraR/DksA family transcriptional regulator, translating into MREELQERLFDHSFFESQTSETCHGTIMYHVKEELHDVEHALNKMDSGMYGICEETGELLPYSSLKYLPTARSIHDFSYKDQYEKKSLPLNFREMDYHSEHVEGALF
- a CDS encoding RNA-binding protein → MTDLFQHFREDERDFIEKVLGWKEYVLSSYSPKLTDFLDPREQEIVRSLIGDQKEVKAAFEGGTPQAERKRALLYPEYMEPVREDFSLTLFTIRYPSKFIKLEHRQILGALMSIGLKRSKYGDILMDQETVQLIAAEEMDDFLRLQLTEIGRTKVELRKSDFSEVIARHDEWTESSTTVSSLRLDAVLAAIYGLSRQKVQPLIQAGQVKLNWRTAEQGSIECQEGDRISVRGFGRSRVTEILGRTKKDKIRLLYGRQK
- a CDS encoding cell division protein SepF, producing MSIKNRFKNFFALDEEEYEYIDNQRYEEEEYAAPEQELPRKEGKQNVVSLQSVQKSSKVVLCEPRAYSEAQDIADQLKNRRAIVVNLQRIQHDQAKRIVDFLSGTVYAIGGDIQKIGMNIFLCTPDNVDVSGTISELAVEEEPQRW
- the lspA gene encoding signal peptidase II is translated as MRLVSYILAIVIIILDQLTKWLVVQNLEIGDQVPVIENFLYITSHRNEGAAWGILQGQMWFFYIVTLVVIGAIVYYIQKFVKKAGLLGVALGLMLGGAIGNFIDRVLHQQVVDFVQTFIFSYNFPIFNIADSALCVGVILLFIQMLFDSKNEKKEGQTL
- the ileS gene encoding isoleucine--tRNA ligase is translated as MDYKDTLLMPKTEFPMRGNLPKREPEMQEKWEQMNIYKMVQDHTKDRPLFILHDGPPYANGDIHMGHALNKILKDFIVRYKSMSGYHAPYVPGWDTHGLPIETALTKNKKVNRKEMSVAEFRKLCEQYAWDQINGQREQFKRLGVRGDWENPYVTLQPEYEAQQILVFGEMAKKGYIYKGKKPVYWSPSSESALAEAEIEYQDKKSPSIYVAFDVADGKGVLEEDEKIIIWTTTPWTIPANLGIAVHPDLEYSVVRANGARYVVASDLLNAVAKELEWEEHELVRTVRGKEMEKISAKHPIYGRESLVVLGEHVTTDAGTGCVHTAPGHGEDDFIVGQKYGLDVLCPVDEKGVMTAEAPGFEGLFYDEANKPITEKLQENGSLLKLQFFTHSYPHDWRTKKPVIFRATAQWFASIKDFRHDLLEAVKETKWVPAWGETRLYNMVRDRGDWCISRQRAWGVPIPVFYAENGEPIITDETISHVSDLFREHGSNIWFEWETQDLLPEEFTHEGSPNGTFTKETDIMDVWFDSGSSHQAVLHERDDLQRPADLYLEGSDQYRGWFNSSLSTAVAVTGKAPYKGVLSHGFALDGQGRKMSKSVGNVVLPSKVMNQLGGDILRLWVASVDYQADVRVSDAILKQVAEVYRKIRNTFRFLLGNLADFTPADAVDWENLRDVDRYMLVKLNKLIDKVKKAYDDYEFAVIYHAVHNFCTIELSAFYLDFAKDVLYIEGENHSDRRAIQTVLHQTLLALTKLTAPILPHTADEVWEHIESEQAESVQLTDMPESSVFENADALEEKWDAFMSLRDDVLKALETARNEKVIGKSLTAKITLYPDQAAKALLESVDEDLKQLFIVSGFELGGDMNEAPENAQEFSNVKITVEAAEGDTCERCWIVTPEVGKDEEHPGLCARCADIVKKEYASN
- a CDS encoding RluA family pseudouridine synthase — protein: MDIHEFTIQKDQAGDRLDKTLSLVNQDWSRTQVQSLMKSGLVLVNGNAVKTNYKGAEGDFVTVEIPEPEELNVQAEEMDLDIYYEDSDVLVVNKPKGMVVHPANGHLTGTLVNGLMAHCKDLSGINGVLRPGIVHRIDKDTSGLLMVAKNDLAHESLVGQLVEKTVTRRYKALVHGNISHEQGTVDAPIGRDKQDRQSMTVTRENSRDAVTHFKVLDRYKDFTFIECQLETGRTHQIRVHMKYIGYPLAGDPKYGPRKTLSIDGQALHAGILGFIHPRSGEYMEFEAPLPEYFAKLLTQLEK